The following are from one region of the Indicator indicator isolate 239-I01 chromosome 14, UM_Iind_1.1, whole genome shotgun sequence genome:
- the LOC128971120 gene encoding cytochrome P450 2D14 — MSLLLWLGSQLSSSWSNISILGVFLTVFTLLFDFMKRRRTWSRYPPGPVSLPFIGTMLHVDFHKPHISFNQLRKKYGDIYNLQNCWTNLVVLNGYKTVKEALVHKSEDFADRPYFPMYEHLGYDKKSQGVAIARYGHSWKELRKFTLTTLRNFGMGKKSLEERVVEEARFLCSAVNAEEGRPFDLRFLVNNAVCNVICTTVYGERFDYGDETFKKLLQVFENSLNEETGFMAQLLNVVPFLLHIPGVTQKVFGEQKAFIDFLNVLVDKHMETWDPAHIRDFTDAFLKEMKEDKKDEENAFNCGNLRLVTSDLFTAGTETTSTTLRWAVLYMLLHPEIQSKVQDEIDKVIGRERPPTMADQENMPYTNAVIHEVQRYGDVAPVGLPHMTYRDTELQGFFIPKGTTVITNLSSVLKDETVWEKPNEFYPEHFLDANGQFVKREAFLPFSAGRRVCLGEQLARMELFLFFTSLLQKFTFVLPKDQPRPREDAHFALTNSPHPYLVQAVPR, encoded by the exons ATGTCACTGCTCCTGTGGCTGGGGTCTCAGCTGTCATCCTCCTGGAGCAATATCTCTATACTAGGAGTTTTTCTGACAGTCTTTACTTTACTTTTTGACTTCATGAAGCGCAGGAGGACGTGGAGCCGTTACCCACCAGGACCAGTTTCGCTGCCATTCATTGGGACCATGCTGCACGTTGACTTCCACAAACCTCACATCTCCTTCAACCAG CTTCGCAAGAAGTATGGAGACATCTACAACCTGCAGAACTGCTGGACCAACCTGGTAGTACTGAATGGGTATAAAACGGTGAAGGAAGCCCTGGTCCACAAGTCAGAGGACTTTGCTGACCGGCCATACTTTCCAATGTATGAACATCTGGGCTATGACAAAAAATCCCAAG GGGTGGCCATAGCAAGATACGGGCACAGCTGGAAGGAGCTAAGAAAATTCACGCTCACTACTTTGAGGAACTTTGGAATGGGAAAGAAATCCTTGGAGGAGCGAGTGGTAGAGGAAGCAAGatttctgtgctctgcagtcAACGCTGAAGAAG GTCGTCCTTTCGATTTGCGTTTTCTTGTGAACAATGCAGTGTGCAACGTGATCTGCACCACTGTCTATGGGGAGCGTTTTGACTATGGTGATGAGACATTCAAGAAGCTGCTACAGGTGTTTGAAAACTCCTTGAATGAAGAGACTGGATTCATGGCTCAG CTTCTTAACGTGGTGCCCTTTTTGCTGCACATCCCCGGGGTGACACAGAAAGTCTTTGGAGAGCAAAAGGCATTCATAGACTTCTTAAACGTGCTCGTAGATAAGCACATGGAGACCTGGGACCCTGCTCACATCAGAGACTTCACTGAtgcatttttaaaggaaatgaaGGAG GAtaagaaggatgaagagaacGCTTTCAACTGTGGCAACCTTCGTCTGGTGACCTCAGACTTGTTTACAGCTGGTACTGAGaccacctccaccaccctccGTTGGGCAGTTCTGTACATGCTTTTACACCCAGAAATACAGA gTAAGGTCCAAGACGAGATTGATAAGGTGATTGGCAGAGAGAGACCACCCACCATGGCAGACCAAGAGAACATGCCCTATACCAATGCTGTGATCCATGAAGTGCAACGCTACGGAGATGTTGCTCCTGTTGGATTGCCTCACATGACGTACCGGGACACCGAGCTGCAAGGCTTCTTCATCCCCAAG GGTACAACAGTCATCACCAACTTGTCTTCCGTGCTGAAGGATGAGACAGTCTGGGAGAAGCCAAATGAGTTTTACCCTGAACATTTTCTGGATGCCAACGGGCAGTTTGTGAAACGAGAGGCCTTCCTGCCTTTCTCAGCAG GTCGTCGAGTCTGCCTGGGGGAACAGCTGGCCAGGATGgagctctttcttttctttacctCTCTCCTGCAGAAATTCACTTTTGTGCTCCCCAAGGACCAACCCAGGCCACGAGAGGATGCTCACTTTGCACTCACAAACTCCCCACACCCATACCTTGTGCAAGCTGTCCCAAGATAA
- the NDUFA6 gene encoding NADH dehydrogenase [ubiquinone] 1 alpha subcomplex subunit 6, whose product MAVAGKGAVSAVVKPIFSRNLGEAKRRVRELYRAWYREVPNAVHLYQLDITVKQGRNKVREMFMKNAHVTDPRVIDMLVIKGKMELQETIHVWKQRTHVMRYFHETETPRPNDFLSKFYAGHDP is encoded by the exons ATGGCGGTAGCGGGGAAAGGAGCGGTGTCGGCCGTGGTGAAGCCCATCTTCAGCCGGAACCTGGGCGAGGCGAAGCGACGAGTGAGGGAGCTGTACCGAGCCTGGTACCGCGAGGTGCCCAACGCAG TACACCTATACCAGCTGGACATCACAGTGAAACAGGGGCGTAACAAGGTGCGGGAGATGTTCATGAAGAATGCCCACGTTACAGATCCACGGGTGATAGACATGCTGGTTATTAAG GGGAAAATGGAACTTCAAGAAACCATTCATGTGTGGAAGCAGAGGACTCATGTCATGAGGTATTTCCATGAGACGGAAACCCCAAGACCTAATGACTTTCTATCCAAGTTCTATGCAGGCCACGATCCCTGA
- the SMDT1 gene encoding essential MCU regulator, mitochondrial → MAAAGGRLLVAAAAYSGRAAWGGPLRSPAVPFVPSRTATVTRSGAILPKPVKTPFGLLRVFSVVIPFLYVGTQISKNFAALLEEHDIFVPEDDDDDD, encoded by the exons atggCAGCGGCAGGCGGGCGGCTGCTGGTGGCGGCCGCGGCTTATTCAGGGCGGGCGGCTTGGGGCGGGCCGCTCCGCTCCCCAGCTGTGCCTTTTGTGCCCTCCCGGACTGCCACCGTCACCCGCAGCGGTGCCATTTTGCCCAAGCCGGTTAAG ACGCCCTTTGGCCTCCTCAGAGTGTTCAGCGTGGTGATTCCCTTCCTGTATGTCGGGACTCAGATCAGCAAGAACTTCGCAGCCCTACTTGAAGAACATGATATCTTTGTCCCAGAGGATGACGACGACGATGATTAA
- the PHETA2 gene encoding sesquipedalian-2 codes for MKLNERSVSHYATCDSPADHAGFLRKRVERHHHHAHHHHTTSYQRCWFVLKGNLLFYFEERESREPVGLVVLEGCTVELCEAAEEFAFAIRFDDAGARAYVLVADGQAAMEAWVKALSRASFDYMRLVVRELEKQLEEACKSLAACRKSPRRSSSSGRKRHLSNPALLSLQEKPAVLENGYSMWGSSSGGVTGGAACPDRDGGYMKPPPLPPRRRSATGNTTGSPKAGFSPAMPESPVSPETACFSKLHSWYGQEITVLRREWQERQKREHP; via the coding sequence ATGAAGCTGAACGAGCGGAGCGTGTCCCACTACGCCACCTGTGACTCGCCCGCTGACCACGCTGGCTTCCTTCGCAAGCGGGTGGAGCGgcaccaccaccatgcccaccaccaccacaccacctcctACCAGCGCTGCTGGTTCGTCCTCAAGGGCAATCTCCTCTTCTACTTTGAGGAGCGGGAGAGCCGGGAGCctgtggggctggtggtgctggagggctgcacTGTGGAGCTGTGTGAGGCCGCCGAGGAGTTCGCCTTCGCCATCCGCTTTGATGATGCTGGTGCCAGGGCTTACGTGCTGGTGGCTGATGGGCAGGCTGCCATGGAGGCTTGGGTGAAGGCACTGTCGCGGGCCAGCTTCGACTACATGAGGCTGGTGGTGAGGGAGCTTGAGAAGCAGTTGGAGGAGGCCTGCAAGAGCTTGGCTGCTTGCCGTAAGTCTCCGCGGAGGTCCTCCTCCTCGGGCAGGAAGAGGCACCTCTCCAACCCTGCCTTGCTGTCTCTCCAGGAGAAACCTGCTGTCTTGGAGAATGGCTACTCCATGTGGGGTAGTAGTAGTGGTGGTGTCACTGggggtgctgcctgccctgaCCGTGATGGGGGATACATGAAGCCCCCACCCCTGCCTCCACGCCGGCGCTCGGCCACTGGCAATACCACAGGGTCTCCAAAAGCTGGCTTCTCACCAGCCATGCCAGAGAGCCCAGTATCACCTGAGACAGCCTGCTTCTCCAAGCTGCACAGCTGGTACGGGCAGGAGATCACGGTGCTGAGACGGGAGtggcaggagaggcagaagagaGAACACCCATGA